The following are from one region of the Amylibacter sp. IMCC11727 genome:
- a CDS encoding bifunctional alpha/beta hydrolase/OsmC family protein: MKTEKLSFTGHSGEELAARLDYPAGKPHATAIFAHCFTCSKDIPAARRVSQRLAGMGIAVLRFDFTGLGHSKGEFANTNFSSNVADLKLAAEALAAEIEAPSLLIGHSLGGAAVLRAAGDIESVKAVTTIGAPFDPEHVVHNFGSALEEIAEKGEAEVSLGGRPFIIKQSFVEDVSANNLRSAIGGMKKALLVLHSPIDQTVGIENAGEIFGAAKHPKSFVTLDDADHLLSRAEDAEYAADVIASWARRYLNLPAVKVAKGAPDGVVRSDEADADGFLQDISVGSDHHVLADEPVAYGGSNLGLTPYQFLSAGLAACTSMTVRMYARRKGWPLEDISVDVIHGKIHAEDCDHCEATEGKIDQFQRKIALKGDLDEDQRARLLEIADKCPVHRTLESEIEVTTALG; the protein is encoded by the coding sequence ATGAAAACGGAAAAGCTGAGCTTTACGGGGCATTCGGGCGAGGAATTGGCGGCGCGGTTGGATTATCCAGCGGGCAAGCCGCACGCGACGGCGATTTTTGCGCATTGTTTTACCTGTTCCAAGGACATCCCTGCAGCGCGGCGGGTTTCGCAGCGATTGGCAGGCATGGGGATTGCCGTGTTGCGGTTTGATTTTACGGGGCTTGGCCATTCCAAAGGGGAGTTTGCCAATACGAACTTTTCGTCAAACGTGGCAGATTTGAAGCTGGCAGCAGAGGCGTTGGCAGCAGAAATTGAAGCGCCATCCTTGTTGATTGGGCATTCTTTGGGCGGTGCGGCGGTTTTGCGTGCGGCGGGTGACATTGAGAGTGTGAAAGCGGTGACCACCATTGGCGCACCGTTTGATCCTGAGCATGTGGTGCATAATTTCGGTTCTGCGTTGGAAGAAATTGCCGAGAAAGGAGAGGCGGAAGTGTCCCTAGGGGGGCGACCGTTCATCATTAAGCAGAGTTTTGTGGAGGATGTGTCTGCGAACAATCTGCGGTCTGCCATTGGGGGAATGAAAAAGGCGCTGCTGGTGCTGCATTCACCGATTGACCAGACGGTTGGGATTGAAAACGCAGGAGAGATTTTTGGGGCGGCGAAACATCCCAAGAGTTTCGTGACGCTGGATGACGCGGACCATTTGTTGAGCCGTGCAGAGGATGCGGAATACGCAGCCGATGTGATTGCAAGCTGGGCGCGGCGGTATTTGAACCTGCCAGCGGTGAAAGTGGCTAAAGGCGCGCCAGATGGTGTGGTGCGGTCAGACGAGGCGGATGCGGATGGGTTTTTGCAAGATATCTCGGTCGGATCGGATCATCACGTTTTGGCGGACGAGCCTGTAGCCTATGGCGGGTCAAACCTTGGCCTGACGCCTTATCAGTTTTTGTCGGCTGGATTGGCGGCCTGTACGTCCATGACGGTGCGGATGTATGCGCGGCGCAAAGGCTGGCCGCTGGAGGATATTTCGGTGGATGTGATCCACGGGAAAATTCACGCTGAAGACTGCGACCATTGTGAAGCAACGGAGGGCAAAATTGACCAATTCCAACGGAAAATCGCGTTGAAGGGTGATTTAGATGAGGACCAACGGGCGCGGTTGTTGGAGATCGCGGATAAGTGCCCAGTGCATCGCACGCTGGAGAGCGAGATTGAGGTGACGACGGCATTGGGGTGA
- the dnaE gene encoding DNA polymerase III subunit alpha has product MSTQDRFIHLRLHTAYSLLEGAIQVKKLPDMCAQMGMPAVAVTDSGNLFSALEFSETAAKAGVQPIVGCQMDLAYASAAQVGGKVPAPRAIVLLAQNEAGYLNLMKLNSCAFLDSGDQLPHITLEELGKHSEGLICLTGGALGPIGQLVQDGQHEAAKALLMRMADMFADRLYVELQRHPSEGTRGTPAEIATEQFFVETAYAMDLPLVATNDVFFPKTEMFEAHDALICIADGAYVDQQEPRRRLTPEHYFKTPKQMIELFADLPEAVENTIEIAQRCGFRATTRDPILPKFADDEVAELRRIANEGLQQRLAVIPHAVSVEEYQERLDFELGIIEGMGFPGYFLIVADFIQWGKDQGIPVGPGRGSGAGSLVAYALTITDLDPLRYSLLFERFLNPERVSMPDFDIDFCMDRREEVIRYVQEKYGRDKVGQIITFGALLSKAAVRDIGRVLQMPYGQVDRLSKLIPVEGVKPVSIEKALADEPRLREEAKSEEVVDRMLTYAQQVEGLLRNASTHAAGVVIGDRPLDELVPLYQDPRSDMPATQFNMKWVEQAGLVKFDFLGLKTLTVIQNALDLINGAGRDLHIAPDGTQLYDPPEGAVNEINAIPLDDAATYKLYADAKTVAVFQVESSGMMDALRRMKPDCIEDIIALVALYRPGPMENIPKFCEVKNGQSERDKLHPTIDHILDETQGIIVYQEQVMQIAQEMAGYSLGGADLLRRAMGKKIQEAMDAERPKFLEGAGKNGVDQKKAMEVWNLLDKFANYGFNKSHAAAYAVVSYQTGWLKANHPVEFMAAVMNCDIHLTDKLGVFIEETKRKLEIEVVPPCVNQSLATFSVAGDKIHYALGALKNVGGEAMKLIVDARTEGGTFSDLFDLARRVDLKRVGKRPMEMLARSGAFDQLDGNRRKCLESVDALVAYSAATHEQKNSAQGGLFGDSGEDLPAPRLPMPEDWLPTERLAMEHQAIGFYLSGHPLDDYLGPLKRKKVMTLAEVENKARSGAFAAKLAGTVSAKQERKSARGNRFAFVQCSDPTGLFECTVFSDTLEKFRDFLVPGTNVVLTVEATMEADQLKLLCRGAQLVDAAVADAAAMGLKVYIGEEDAIGSVATRLEEANKSGNARQRGPVHLVLMHPDLPGEVEIALKQDYVLNPQIAGALKHVPGVQMVEEF; this is encoded by the coding sequence ATGAGCACGCAAGACAGATTCATCCACCTTCGCCTTCACACTGCCTATTCCTTATTGGAGGGGGCCATTCAGGTGAAGAAATTGCCAGATATGTGCGCCCAAATGGGCATGCCTGCGGTGGCTGTGACGGACAGTGGTAACCTGTTTTCGGCGCTAGAGTTTTCGGAAACAGCCGCCAAGGCTGGGGTGCAGCCGATTGTGGGCTGTCAGATGGATTTGGCCTATGCCAGTGCCGCGCAGGTGGGGGGCAAAGTGCCCGCGCCGCGTGCGATTGTTTTGCTGGCGCAGAACGAAGCGGGGTATCTGAACCTGATGAAGCTGAATTCCTGTGCGTTTTTGGACAGCGGCGATCAGTTGCCCCACATCACGTTGGAGGAATTGGGCAAACACTCGGAGGGGCTGATCTGTTTGACAGGCGGCGCGCTCGGGCCGATTGGGCAGTTGGTGCAGGATGGCCAGCACGAAGCCGCAAAGGCGCTGTTGATGCGTATGGCGGATATGTTTGCGGATCGGCTGTATGTGGAATTGCAGCGTCATCCGAGTGAAGGCACGCGCGGGACACCCGCCGAGATTGCGACAGAACAGTTTTTCGTGGAAACGGCCTATGCGATGGATTTGCCACTGGTGGCAACCAACGATGTGTTTTTCCCTAAGACCGAAATGTTCGAGGCCCATGATGCGCTGATTTGTATTGCGGACGGGGCCTATGTGGATCAGCAAGAGCCGCGCCGCCGTTTGACGCCAGAGCATTATTTCAAAACACCAAAGCAGATGATCGAGTTGTTTGCCGATTTGCCCGAGGCGGTGGAAAACACGATTGAGATTGCGCAGCGGTGCGGGTTTCGAGCCACTACGCGCGATCCAATCCTGCCAAAGTTTGCGGATGACGAGGTGGCTGAACTGCGCCGCATTGCCAACGAGGGTTTGCAGCAGCGGTTGGCGGTTATTCCCCATGCGGTGAGTGTGGAAGAATATCAGGAGCGATTGGATTTCGAGCTGGGGATTATCGAGGGGATGGGATTCCCTGGGTATTTTCTGATCGTTGCGGATTTCATTCAGTGGGGCAAGGATCAGGGTATTCCTGTGGGGCCCGGGCGGGGGTCTGGTGCGGGTAGTCTTGTGGCCTATGCGCTAACTATCACTGACCTTGATCCTTTGCGGTATTCCTTGCTGTTTGAGCGGTTCTTGAACCCTGAACGGGTGTCCATGCCCGACTTCGATATCGACTTTTGCATGGACCGCCGTGAAGAAGTGATCCGATATGTGCAGGAGAAATATGGCCGCGATAAGGTGGGGCAGATCATTACCTTTGGTGCGCTTTTGTCTAAGGCCGCCGTGCGCGATATCGGGCGGGTTTTGCAGATGCCGTATGGGCAGGTGGATCGGCTGTCTAAGCTGATCCCAGTAGAGGGTGTGAAGCCTGTGTCCATCGAAAAAGCGTTGGCGGATGAGCCGCGTTTGCGCGAAGAGGCGAAGTCCGAAGAAGTTGTGGATCGGATGCTGACCTATGCGCAGCAGGTGGAGGGATTGTTGCGCAACGCATCCACCCACGCGGCGGGGGTTGTGATTGGGGATCGACCGCTGGATGAATTGGTTCCCCTGTACCAAGACCCGCGTTCGGATATGCCAGCGACCCAGTTCAATATGAAATGGGTGGAACAGGCGGGTTTGGTGAAGTTCGACTTCCTCGGCCTGAAAACGCTGACAGTTATTCAGAACGCGCTCGATTTGATTAACGGCGCTGGGCGGGATTTGCATATCGCGCCTGATGGGACGCAATTGTATGATCCGCCAGAGGGTGCGGTGAACGAGATCAACGCCATTCCGCTGGATGATGCGGCAACGTATAAGTTGTACGCAGACGCCAAGACGGTGGCGGTGTTTCAGGTGGAATCGAGCGGCATGATGGATGCGCTGCGGCGGATGAAGCCCGACTGTATCGAGGATATCATCGCGCTGGTAGCGTTGTATCGCCCGGGCCCGATGGAGAATATTCCAAAGTTCTGTGAGGTGAAGAACGGACAGTCGGAACGGGATAAATTGCACCCGACGATTGATCATATTCTGGATGAAACACAGGGTATTATTGTTTACCAAGAACAGGTTATGCAGATCGCGCAGGAAATGGCGGGATATAGCCTTGGTGGGGCTGACCTGTTGCGTCGTGCGATGGGTAAAAAGATCCAAGAGGCGATGGATGCGGAGCGGCCGAAGTTTTTGGAAGGCGCTGGCAAAAATGGTGTGGATCAGAAAAAGGCGATGGAGGTTTGGAACCTGTTGGACAAATTCGCCAACTATGGGTTCAACAAATCCCACGCGGCGGCCTATGCGGTGGTGTCCTACCAAACGGGGTGGTTGAAAGCGAACCATCCTGTAGAGTTTATGGCCGCGGTGATGAACTGTGATATTCATCTGACTGACAAGCTGGGCGTGTTTATCGAAGAGACCAAACGCAAGTTGGAGATCGAGGTCGTGCCGCCCTGCGTGAACCAATCGCTGGCAACGTTTTCGGTGGCGGGTGACAAGATTCACTATGCGCTGGGCGCGTTGAAAAACGTGGGCGGCGAAGCGATGAAGCTGATCGTGGATGCCCGTACGGAGGGTGGCACTTTCAGCGATCTGTTCGATCTGGCGCGGCGCGTGGATTTGAAGCGGGTCGGGAAACGCCCAATGGAAATGCTGGCGCGATCTGGGGCGTTCGATCAGCTGGATGGCAATCGACGCAAGTGTTTGGAAAGTGTGGATGCGCTGGTGGCCTATTCCGCGGCGACCCATGAGCAGAAAAACTCGGCCCAAGGTGGGCTATTTGGCGACAGTGGGGAAGACTTGCCTGCGCCACGATTGCCAATGCCAGAGGATTGGTTGCCCACGGAACGGTTGGCCATGGAGCATCAGGCGATTGGGTTTTACCTGTCTGGGCATCCTTTGGATGATTATTTGGGGCCGCTGAAGCGTAAGAAAGTGATGACGCTGGCCGAGGTGGAAAACAAGGCGCGCTCTGGTGCGTTTGCGGCGAAATTGGCGGGGACTGTTTCGGCCAAGCAGGAACGCAAATCGGCGCGGGGCAATCGATTTGCCTTTGTGCAGTGTTCGGACCCGACGGGGTTGTTTGAATGTACGGTGTTTTCCGACACGCTCGAAAAATTTCGCGATTTTCTAGTGCCGGGCACGAATGTTGTGCTGACGGTTGAAGCGACGATGGAGGCGGATCAGCTGAAGTTGTTGTGTCGCGGGGCGCAGTTGGTGGATGCGGCCGTGGCCGATGCGGCGGCCATGGGGTTAAAGGTTTATATTGGCGAAGAAGACGCGATTGGGTCTGTGGCCACGCGGTTGGAAGAGGCGAATAAATCGGGCAATGCGCGGCAACGGGGCCCTGTGCATTTGGTTCTGATGCACCCAGATTTGCCCGGCGAAGTGGAGATCGCGCTGAAGCAGGATTACGTGCTGAACCCGCAGATCGCAGGGGCGTTGAAGCATGTACCCGGTGTTCAGATGGTTGAGGAATTCTGA
- a CDS encoding peroxidase-related enzyme (This protein belongs to a clade of uncharacterized proteins related to peroxidases such as the alkylhydroperoxidase AhpD.) — MKNLFPSLPDTPNFSDALKAFPRAAGTIMGLIDEIMLRDSDLSVAERELIAAYVSSLNACTFCYGSHKIAAEAFGIDDTLIEAMVSDPKTAPIPAKLKPIVAYVTCLTQSPSKLTETHANDVYSQGWSEQALYDAVQVCALFNFMNRLVDGTGVTFDPTSLPAMTESEKADRRKRTYSDFAKSIGIT; from the coding sequence ATGAAAAACTTGTTCCCCAGCTTGCCCGACACTCCAAATTTTAGCGACGCCTTGAAAGCGTTTCCTCGGGCCGCTGGAACAATCATGGGTTTGATCGACGAAATCATGTTGCGCGACAGCGATCTTTCCGTCGCAGAACGTGAACTTATCGCCGCTTATGTGTCGAGTTTGAATGCCTGCACCTTTTGCTACGGCTCACATAAAATCGCGGCCGAGGCCTTCGGAATCGACGATACTTTGATCGAAGCGATGGTCAGTGATCCCAAAACGGCGCCAATTCCCGCAAAGCTGAAACCGATTGTGGCTTACGTAACATGCCTCACCCAATCCCCATCAAAACTCACGGAAACCCATGCCAATGACGTCTATTCACAAGGCTGGTCTGAACAGGCGCTTTATGATGCGGTACAGGTCTGTGCGCTGTTCAACTTTATGAACCGCCTTGTTGATGGAACGGGCGTCACGTTCGATCCAACATCTCTGCCTGCCATGACAGAGTCAGAAAAAGCGGATCGCCGCAAACGCACATACTCCGACTTCGCCAAATCAATCGGCATCACGTAA
- the xdhA gene encoding xanthine dehydrogenase small subunit: MKIEFLLNGETVCVEGDTPTRTLLEYLRETRGLTGTKEGCNEGDCGACSVMVTDGDGAKALNACILFLPQLHGKSIRTVEGLAAPDGTLHPVQSEMIDHHGSQCGFCTPGFIMSMAAAHQNGDTNHDDTLAGNLCRCTGYAPIIRAAEAAEKQAKPKHLKADKPTKTQTLQSQNAFVPKSSDELADWYVENPTATLIGGATDVGLWVNKDLAELSPVAFVGQIEDLRGIEVSDGRMAIGASVTLSQLHTAVAKKYPSLAELIRRYGSTQVRNAATIGGNIANGSPIGDSPPALIALGAQLYLRRGDDFRNMALEDFFIAYGEQDRRDGEFVIGIAIPDQPDNLRCYKISKRFDQDISALCGCFNITRTGEKITDARIAFGGMAATPKRATAVETALIGQPWTQDTITTAMAKFAQDYQPISDARASATYRAQTAQNLLQRYFDETQGHATNVLEVAP, from the coding sequence ATGAAAATCGAGTTTCTTCTAAACGGAGAGACCGTTTGCGTGGAAGGCGACACCCCCACGCGCACGCTTTTAGAGTATTTACGCGAAACACGGGGCCTAACGGGAACCAAAGAAGGCTGTAACGAGGGCGATTGCGGCGCCTGTTCTGTCATGGTCACAGATGGCGATGGGGCCAAGGCACTTAACGCCTGCATCCTGTTTCTTCCCCAACTTCACGGCAAATCCATCCGCACCGTCGAAGGGCTCGCCGCCCCCGATGGCACGCTGCACCCCGTGCAATCCGAAATGATCGACCACCACGGCTCGCAATGCGGGTTCTGCACCCCTGGCTTCATCATGTCTATGGCCGCCGCCCACCAAAACGGCGACACGAACCACGATGACACTTTGGCCGGAAACCTCTGCCGCTGCACGGGCTACGCCCCGATCATTCGCGCCGCAGAGGCCGCAGAAAAACAGGCCAAACCAAAGCACCTCAAGGCCGACAAACCAACCAAAACCCAAACGCTGCAATCGCAAAATGCCTTCGTCCCGAAATCCTCTGACGAGCTTGCCGATTGGTACGTTGAAAACCCCACCGCCACCCTGATCGGCGGGGCAACGGATGTGGGCCTCTGGGTCAACAAAGACTTGGCGGAACTCTCCCCCGTTGCCTTTGTCGGCCAAATCGAAGACCTGCGCGGCATCGAAGTTTCAGATGGCCGCATGGCCATCGGCGCATCGGTCACGCTGTCCCAACTCCACACCGCTGTGGCCAAGAAATACCCCAGCCTTGCAGAACTCATCCGCCGTTACGGCTCTACCCAAGTGCGCAACGCGGCCACCATCGGGGGCAACATCGCCAACGGCTCCCCCATCGGGGACAGCCCACCCGCGCTCATCGCCCTTGGCGCACAACTCTACCTGCGCCGCGGCGATGATTTTCGCAACATGGCGCTTGAGGATTTCTTCATCGCCTATGGCGAACAAGACCGCCGCGACGGCGAATTCGTCATCGGCATCGCCATTCCCGACCAGCCCGACAACCTGCGTTGTTACAAAATAAGCAAACGCTTTGACCAAGATATTTCGGCGCTTTGCGGCTGCTTCAACATCACACGCACGGGCGAAAAAATCACAGACGCTCGCATCGCATTCGGCGGCATGGCCGCCACCCCCAAACGCGCCACCGCCGTGGAAACCGCGCTTATCGGCCAACCGTGGACCCAAGACACGATCACCACCGCCATGGCAAAATTCGCGCAAGATTATCAACCCATCAGCGATGCGCGCGCCTCGGCCACCTATCGTGCTCAAACCGCGCAAAACCTGCTGCAACGGTATTTCGATGAAACCCAAGGACACGCCACCAACGTGCTAGAGGTGGCGCCATGA
- the hisS gene encoding histidine--tRNA ligase, whose amino-acid sequence MAKDKKKKIQRPKALPPKGFRDYFGAEVDERNAMLAQISEVYHRYGFDPLESSAVETVEALGKFLPDVDRPNEGVFAWQDEDESWMALRYDLTAPLARVYAQNRNDLPSPYRRYAMGPVWRNEKAGPGRYRQFYQCDADTVGTASMAADAEVCAMLSDTLEAVGIPRGDYIVRVNNRKVLNGVMEVAGLAGDENEAARGIVLRAIDKLDRLGVEGVRALLGAGRKDASGDFTEGAGLDDAATDVVMGFMDAKRDTAGETCARLRELVGESAIGLAGVDELEQIGELLSAQGYGPDRIDIDPSIVRGLGYYTGPVYEAELTFEILDDKGRKRQFGSVAGGGRYDDLVKRFTGQEVPATGVSIGVDRLLAALREKGRMETKAKGPVVVTVMDRDRMGDYQAMVSELRDAGVRAEVYLGNPKNFGNQLKYADKRESPVAVIEGGDEKEKGVVQIKDLALGARLASEIETSEEWKAQPAQKEIARGDLVAEVKAMIARAEG is encoded by the coding sequence ATGGCGAAAGATAAGAAAAAGAAAATTCAACGACCCAAGGCGCTGCCGCCAAAAGGGTTTCGGGATTATTTCGGTGCGGAAGTGGATGAGCGTAATGCGATGCTTGCCCAGATTTCCGAGGTTTATCATCGCTATGGGTTTGATCCCTTGGAATCGTCCGCTGTGGAAACGGTTGAGGCGCTGGGGAAGTTTTTGCCAGACGTGGATCGCCCGAATGAAGGCGTGTTTGCGTGGCAGGATGAGGATGAGTCCTGGATGGCGCTGCGCTATGATCTGACAGCGCCTTTGGCGCGGGTTTATGCGCAAAACCGCAATGATTTGCCGTCGCCTTATCGTCGCTATGCGATGGGGCCAGTGTGGCGCAATGAAAAGGCGGGGCCAGGGCGGTATCGGCAGTTTTATCAATGTGATGCGGATACGGTAGGCACGGCGAGCATGGCGGCGGATGCCGAGGTCTGTGCGATGCTTTCGGACACGTTGGAAGCCGTTGGCATTCCGCGTGGGGATTACATTGTGCGGGTGAACAATCGGAAGGTTTTGAACGGGGTGATGGAAGTTGCTGGTTTGGCTGGCGATGAAAATGAGGCCGCGCGGGGCATTGTGCTGCGGGCGATTGATAAGCTGGATCGGTTGGGTGTTGAGGGCGTGCGTGCGCTGCTTGGCGCTGGGCGTAAGGATGCAAGCGGGGACTTTACTGAGGGGGCTGGGCTGGATGATGCGGCGACGGATGTTGTGATGGGGTTCATGGATGCCAAGCGCGACACGGCAGGCGAAACCTGTGCGCGGTTGCGTGAATTGGTGGGCGAGTCTGCCATTGGCTTGGCTGGTGTGGACGAGTTGGAGCAGATTGGCGAATTGCTGTCAGCGCAAGGATATGGTCCTGATCGCATCGACATTGACCCCTCAATTGTTCGTGGTCTTGGCTACTACACTGGCCCCGTCTATGAAGCTGAACTCACCTTTGAAATCCTCGACGACAAGGGCCGCAAACGGCAGTTTGGGTCTGTGGCTGGCGGCGGTCGTTATGATGATCTGGTGAAGCGGTTCACTGGGCAGGAAGTGCCTGCGACGGGTGTGTCCATTGGTGTGGATCGTTTGCTCGCCGCGTTGCGTGAGAAGGGGCGGATGGAGACCAAGGCCAAGGGGCCGGTGGTTGTCACCGTCATGGATCGGGACCGTATGGGCGATTATCAGGCGATGGTGTCTGAGTTGCGGGATGCAGGGGTTCGTGCGGAAGTCTACCTTGGCAATCCAAAGAATTTCGGCAATCAGTTGAAGTATGCAGACAAGCGCGAGAGCCCTGTTGCGGTGATTGAAGGCGGCGACGAGAAAGAAAAGGGCGTGGTGCAGATTAAGGATCTGGCGCTGGGCGCGCGGTTGGCATCCGAGATTGAAACGTCCGAGGAATGGAAGGCCCAACCTGCGCAGAAGGAGATCGCGCGGGGGGATTTGGTGGCTGAAGTGAAGGCGATGATTGCGCGGGCCGAGGGATGA
- a CDS encoding GIY-YIG nuclease family protein: MNSHTYILASRPQGAIYIGVTNNLIRRIYEHKQGLGSAHTLKYNIKRLVWFEAYDDITEAIKREKRLKKYKREWKINLIEAGNPHWQDLWEDIIQ; this comes from the coding sequence ATGAATTCCCACACCTACATACTCGCCAGCCGCCCTCAAGGTGCAATCTACATCGGCGTCACAAACAATCTGATCCGCCGCATTTATGAGCACAAACAGGGATTAGGGTCTGCTCACACGCTGAAATACAATATTAAAAGACTCGTTTGGTTTGAGGCATACGATGATATAACAGAAGCCATCAAACGCGAAAAGCGTCTGAAAAAATACAAACGCGAATGGAAAATCAATTTGATCGAGGCGGGCAATCCGCACTGGCAGGATTTGTGGGAAGACATCATACAATAG
- a CDS encoding SlyX family protein, producing MRDKVTRRAKSNFVVTWGPKRYPTPMTDAEHITQLEERLAHTTRQAEDLSEVVADQAKRIDMLEKQMKAVLEMARDTAQGEGSVTLGDQPPPHW from the coding sequence ATGCGCGACAAGGTAACCCGCCGCGCCAAATCGAATTTCGTTGTGACATGGGGACCAAAGCGCTATCCAACGCCTATGACAGACGCAGAACACATCACCCAACTTGAAGAACGCCTCGCCCACACCACACGACAGGCCGAAGACCTATCCGAAGTGGTCGCCGATCAGGCCAAACGCATCGACATGCTGGAAAAACAGATGAAAGCGGTTCTGGAAATGGCCCGCGACACAGCGCAGGGCGAAGGGTCTGTAACGCTTGGGGATCAACCGCCGCCCCATTGGTAG